A genomic region of Miscanthus floridulus cultivar M001 chromosome 3, ASM1932011v1, whole genome shotgun sequence contains the following coding sequences:
- the LOC136543891 gene encoding uncharacterized protein codes for MAGEGERTPPQSPRSKALLQHFERKVRLHAEHLDEDVRVTNERLGQLETAQIETNTKLASLEGTLGSVNTSLVGVLERLERMEQNRCDGFERRNHNNNNTMGSAAGHDEEEYAADTELDEELNGHRRIEQHRRRHETGPRRPRQEVRADDSFGKIKFTIPAFDGRYNPDMYLSWELAVDQKFTCHDFPEDKRVRAATSEFTDFASVWWSEYHRKNPNNTPTWDALKRVMRARFVPSYYSRDLLHKLQQLRQGSKSVEEYYQELQMGMLRCRLEENEDGAIARFMGGLNREIQDILAYKEYNSVNRLFHLACKAEREVQGRRASMRANIPAGRASPWTPSNAAAPSTRAPPQSSSTIKPRSSTTNSVPCPSEPTRGATATSAKSSSSVVSTGRTRDIQCLRCKGYGHVRKDCPSTRVMVVRADGGYSSASDFDEETYALLAANNVAEGDDFQQDEEHIGAEAAEHYESLVVQRVLSAQMERAEQNQRHTLFQTKCVIKERSCRVIIDGGSCNNLASAEMVKKLLLSTKPHPQPYYIQWLNSSGKVKVTRLVRVEFAIGSYHDSIDCDVVPMQACSMLLGRPWQFDKDSLHFGKTNQYSFVHNDKKIVLHPMSPEAILRDELARASKLKNQAVASENQIVANELEKHKKKSSKSVHHNKNEIKLKGSCYFATKSDLDEIDASTTVCYALVCKETLFSLEDTSISLPSAVTNLLQEYADVFPKEVPPGLPPIRGIEHQIDLIPGASLPNRAPYRTNPDETKEIQRQVQELLNKGYVRESLSPCAVPVLLVPKKDGSWRMCVDCRAINNITIRYRHPIPRLDDMLDELSGSIVFSKIDLRSGYHQIRMKLGDEWKTAFKTKFGLYEWLVMPFGLTNAPSTFMRLMNEVLRSFIGRFVVVYFDDILIYSRSLEEHLDHLRAVFNALRDAHLFGNLEKCTFCTDRVSFLGYVVTPQGIEVDQAKVEAIHSWPVPCTVTQVRSFLGLASFYRRFVKDFSTIAAPLHELTKKVELGWVVCCYKRGNLWRISVKS; via the exons atggcaggagaaggtgaaaggacccctccacaatcacctcgatcaaaagccttgctgcaacactttgaacgcaaagtgaggctccatgctgaacaccttgatgaggatgttcgtgtcaccaatgagcgccttggtcaattggagacggctcagattgagaccaacaccaagttggcttccttggaaGGCACTCTTGGTTCTGTTAATACATCTCTTGTAGGTGTCTTGGAGCGATTGGAGAGGATGGAACAGAATCGCTGTGATGGTTTCGAACgacgcaatcacaacaacaacaacaccatgggcagtgctgctggtcatgatgaagaagaatatgcagcGGACACTGAGCTTGATGAGGAGCTGAATGGTCATCGACGCATCGAACAACATCGCCGCCGCCATGAGACAGGTCCTCGCCGACCACGGCAAGAGGTACGTGCCGATGACTCATTTGGCAAGATTAAATTCACCATACCTGCTTTTGATGGGAGGTATAATCCTGATATGTACCTTAGTTGGGAATTAGCTGTTGATCAGAAATTTACTTgccatgatttccctgaggacaaacgtgttagggctgcaactagtgagtttactgactttgcctctgtttggtggtctgaataccatcgtaagaacccaaataacacaccaacttgggatgctttgaaacgggtcatgcgggccagatttgttccttcttattattcccgtgatcttttacataagttgcaacaattgaggcaaggatccaaatctgtagaagaatactatcaaGAGCTACAAATGGGTATGCTTCGTTGCAGGCTAGAGGAAAATGAGGATGGTGCCATAGCTAGATTTATGGGTGGGCTGAACCGGGAGATTCAGGATATTCTAGCTTATAAGGAATATAATTCTGTCAATCGTTTATTtcaccttgcttgtaaagctgaacgagaagtgcagggacgacgagctAGCATGAGGGCTAACATTCCTGCAGGTCGTGCTAGCCCGTGGACACCCTCCAATGCTGCTGCACCGTCAACGCGTGCACCCCCACAATCTTCCTCGACCATCAAGCCACGCTCCTCTACAACAAATTCTGTACCATGCCCAAGTGAACCAACTAGAGGAGCAACGGCTACATCTGCCAAGAGTTCATCCTCGGTGGTATCCACGGGGAGAACAAGGGATATTCAGTGCCTACGCTGCAAAGGATATGGCCACGTACGCAAGGACTGCCCAAGCACACGTGTGATGGTTGTGCGAGCTGATGGTGggtattcctctgctagtgattttgatgaagaaacatatgctttgcttgctgctaacaatgtagcggaaggagatgatttccaacaagacgaagagcacattggggctgaagctgctgagcactatgagagcctcgtggtgcagcgggtgctaagtgcccaaatggagagggctgagcaaaatcagcgccacactttgtttcaaaccaagtgtgtgatcaaggaacgctcttgccgtgtgatcatagatggaggaagctgcaacaacttggcaagtgctgaaatggtgaagaagcttttgttgagcacaaaaccacacccgcagccttactacattcagtggcttaacagcagcggcaaggtgaaggtaacacgattggtaagggtagagtttgccattggttcttatcatgattccattgactgcgatgttgtgcctatgcaagcatgctctatgttgttaggtagaccatggcagtttgataaagattccttgcactttggtaaaacaaatcaatactcttttgtgcataatgacaagaagattgtgttgcaccccatgtcccctgaggctattctaagagatgaacttgctagagctagcaaacttaagaatcaggctgttgctagtgaaaatcagattgtcgctaatgaacttgagaaacataagaagaagtctagcaaatctgttcatcataataaaaatgagatcaagctgaaaggctcttgttactttgccaccaaatctgatttggatgagattgatgctagtactactgtttgctatgctttggtttgcaaagaaactttattttcactcgaagatacatctatttctttgccttctgctgtcactaatcttttgcaggagtatgccgatgtttttccaaaggaggtaccaccggggctgccaccaattcgAGGGATTGAACACCAGATTGACCTCATCCCTGGGGCTTCCTTGCCTAATCGTGCGCCGTATAGGACCAACCCGGATGAGACAAAAGAGATTcagagacaagtacaagaattgctcaacaaaggttatgtgcgtgagtctcttagcccttgtgcCGTTCCCGtgcttttagttcctaagaaggatggatcatggcgcatgtgtgttgattgtagagcgataaacaacatcacaatcagatatcgtcatcctattccaaggttagatgatatgcttgatgaattgagtggctcaattgtgttctctaaaattgatttgcgtagtggttaccaccagattcgtatgaagctaggagatgaatggaaaacagcgtttaaaactaagtttggtttatatgaatggcttgtcatgccctttggattgactaatgcacccagcactttcatgagattaatgaacgaggttttacgCTCTTTTATTGGCAGATTCGTGGTGgtatactttgatgacatcttgatatatagtagatcattagaggaacatcttgatcatttgcgtgccgttttcaatgctctacgggatgcacacttgtttggcaatcttgagaagtgcaccttttgcacagatcgagtttcttttcttggataTGTTGTGACACCGCAGGGAATTgaagttgatcaagccaaggttgagGCCATACACAGCTGGCCTGTTCCCTgcacggtcacacaagtgcggagttttctaggacttgCTAGTTTCTACCGtcgatttgtgaaggacttcagcaccattgcagccccgctgcatgaactcaccaagaagg tggaattgggttGGGTGGTGTGCTGTTACAAGAGGGGAAACCTGTGGCGTATTTCAGTGAAAAGTTGA